In the Deinococcus carri genome, one interval contains:
- a CDS encoding metallophosphoesterase family protein, with protein MRLAVFGDIHGNLPALRAALTDMRAQAFVCLGDVAMDGAWPRECVAEVAALGCPVVRGNADREMLEPVRPFTPRGFPDEREIGNWSAAQLTDSDREVLRDYVPVAERPDLLCFHGSPERDNEALTAQTPDTRLEELRASYGTHPVWIGGHTHKPLLRTLDGWTLLNPGSVGLPFERRGERYVNLARAEYLLLDRGTGGWQSTFRTVPYDVEEVRRGILASGMPHAAWAAGDWVDR; from the coding sequence ATGCGCCTCGCCGTTTTTGGAGACATTCACGGCAACCTCCCCGCCCTGCGGGCCGCCCTCACGGACATGCGGGCGCAGGCGTTCGTCTGCCTGGGCGACGTGGCGATGGACGGCGCGTGGCCGCGCGAATGCGTGGCAGAGGTGGCGGCGCTGGGGTGCCCGGTCGTGCGGGGGAATGCCGACCGGGAGATGCTGGAGCCTGTCCGCCCCTTCACGCCGCGCGGCTTCCCGGACGAGCGGGAAATCGGGAACTGGAGCGCCGCGCAACTGACGGACAGCGACCGGGAAGTGTTGCGCGACTACGTGCCTGTGGCCGAACGCCCCGACCTGCTGTGTTTTCACGGCAGCCCCGAGCGCGACAACGAGGCGCTGACGGCGCAGACGCCGGACACGCGGCTGGAAGAGTTGCGCGCCAGCTATGGAACGCATCCCGTCTGGATCGGCGGCCACACCCACAAGCCTCTGCTGCGGACGCTGGACGGCTGGACGCTCCTGAATCCCGGTAGTGTGGGCCTGCCCTTCGAGCGGCGCGGCGAGCGGTACGTGAACCTGGCCCGCGCCGAATATCTGCTGCTGGACCGTGGAACGGGCGGCTGGCAGTCCACTTTCCGCACCGTGCCCTACGACGTGGAGGAGGTGCGGCGGGGCATCCTCGCCTCGGGAATGCCGCACGCGGCGTGGGCGGCGGGGGACTGGGTGGACAGGTAG
- the deoD gene encoding purine-nucleoside phosphorylase: MSVHLNAQTGQIAETVLLPGDPLRAQHIAETFFENPVQHNSVRGMLGFTGTYKGQRVSVQGTGMGIASSMIYVNELIQDYGCRNLIRVGTCGSYQPDVHVRDLVLAQGACTDSNINNVRFGQKNFAPIADFGLLLRAYQIAQERGFTTHVGNIMSSDTFYHDDFDQYKIWAQYGVLAVEMEAAGLYTLAAKYGVRALTILTVSDHLVTREETTAEERQKTFNGMIEVALDAALGL, encoded by the coding sequence ATGAGTGTCCACCTGAACGCCCAAACCGGCCAGATTGCCGAAACCGTCCTGCTGCCCGGCGACCCCCTGCGCGCGCAGCACATCGCGGAAACGTTCTTTGAGAACCCGGTGCAGCACAACTCCGTGCGCGGCATGCTGGGCTTTACCGGCACCTACAAGGGCCAGCGCGTCAGCGTGCAGGGCACCGGCATGGGCATCGCCAGCTCGATGATCTACGTGAACGAGCTGATTCAGGACTACGGCTGCCGGAACCTGATTCGCGTGGGCACCTGCGGCAGCTACCAGCCGGACGTGCATGTGCGCGACCTGGTGCTGGCACAGGGGGCCTGCACCGACAGCAACATCAACAATGTCCGTTTCGGCCAGAAGAACTTCGCCCCGATTGCCGACTTCGGCCTGCTGCTGCGTGCCTACCAGATCGCCCAGGAGCGCGGCTTCACCACCCACGTCGGCAACATCATGTCGAGCGACACCTTCTATCACGACGATTTCGACCAGTACAAAATCTGGGCGCAGTACGGCGTGCTGGCCGTCGAGATGGAAGCCGCCGGGCTGTACACCCTGGCCGCCAAGTACGGCGTGAGGGCGCTGACCATCCTGACAGTCTCCGACCACCTCGTGACGCGCGAGGAAACCACCGCCGAGGAGCGGCAGAAAACCTTTAACGGCATGATTGAGGTGGCGCTGGACGCCGCGCTGGGGCTGTAG
- a CDS encoding response regulator transcription factor, whose product MVPASTLPTVQLALGSPLVAAGVRALLASVGVSVVEEGGTVLVVDDAWLGRSAELAQAGAVVAVGSVAWAGVLPEVAPGGWAALPSDATPAELLAGVLGAAAGLAVLPPTLLPPPSLSAEEDEEEDLPLTGDVTLTPRERDVLALLAEGLSNKRAARELGVTESTVKFHVQAVYSKLGVQSRAAAVARGIQLGLVSV is encoded by the coding sequence ATGGTGCCCGCTTCCACACTCCCGACCGTGCAACTGGCCCTGGGGTCGCCCCTGGTGGCGGCGGGGGTGCGTGCCCTGCTGGCGAGTGTGGGCGTGAGCGTGGTGGAGGAGGGCGGGACCGTGCTGGTCGTGGACGACGCCTGGCTGGGCCGCAGCGCCGAACTCGCCCAGGCGGGCGCGGTGGTCGCGGTCGGGTCGGTCGCCTGGGCGGGGGTGCTGCCGGAGGTCGCGCCGGGGGGCTGGGCCGCCCTGCCCTCCGACGCCACGCCCGCCGAACTGCTGGCCGGGGTTCTGGGCGCGGCGGCGGGCCTCGCGGTGCTGCCGCCCACGCTGCTGCCCCCTCCGTCCCTGAGCGCAGAAGAAGACGAGGAGGAGGACCTGCCCCTGACCGGCGACGTGACCCTGACCCCCCGCGAGCGGGACGTGCTGGCCCTGCTGGCCGAGGGCCTGAGCAACAAGCGGGCCGCCCGCGAACTGGGCGTGACCGAAAGCACCGTGAAGTTCCACGTGCAGGCCGTCTATTCCAAACTGGGCGTGCAGAGCCGCGCAGCGGCGGTGGCACGGGGGATTCAGCTGGGGCTGGTGAGCGTGTAG
- a CDS encoding RsmB/NOP family class I SAM-dependent RNA methyltransferase: MTAPRPIFNPARALAVRVLTRVLAGETFAAPALDAALAEARLPARDAGLATHLVYGTLRYVPMLDAALTPLLQGETHPKTRALLLAGTFEKLVLGTPPHAVVSEYVNVARMARLAPPGLVNAVLRRVERPAETEETRYALPEWLIATFRAAYGERADAVLADQLQPQPLWLSLSEAGARTLEAEGSVVEPGPNDVDRVTLARPLRETAAYRQGQAQPINPASLGVVDALGDVENRHVLDLAGGAGVKAAMLAARGAQVTSVDVAARKHAAARANLKRLGLHADFLTHDLTTPLKVPPAPLVLLDAPCTGTGTLRAHPEIKLRLTPGAVAEMADLQARMLPNAAALVEPGGLLVYSVCSVTPQEGEEVVRTFLAAHPEFTPDPLPDLGLPVAPAGEGVLTVPEDGLDGFFIARLRRTGGAV; encoded by the coding sequence ATGACTGCCCCCCGCCCCATCTTCAACCCGGCCCGCGCGCTGGCCGTGCGTGTGCTGACGCGCGTGCTGGCGGGCGAGACGTTCGCGGCCCCGGCGCTGGACGCGGCGCTCGCGGAGGCGCGGCTGCCTGCGCGGGACGCGGGCCTAGCGACGCACCTCGTCTACGGCACCCTACGGTATGTGCCGATGCTGGATGCCGCCTTGACCCCGCTGCTCCAGGGCGAGACGCATCCCAAGACGCGGGCGCTGCTGCTGGCCGGAACCTTCGAGAAACTGGTACTGGGCACACCCCCGCACGCGGTCGTCAGCGAGTACGTGAACGTTGCGCGGATGGCCCGTCTGGCCCCGCCCGGTCTGGTGAACGCGGTGCTGCGGCGCGTCGAGCGGCCCGCCGAGACGGAAGAAACCCGCTATGCGCTGCCCGAGTGGCTCATTGCAACCTTCCGCGCGGCCTACGGCGAACGCGCGGACGCCGTGCTGGCCGACCAGCTTCAGCCCCAGCCCCTCTGGCTGAGCCTGTCGGAAGCGGGGGCCAGGACCCTGGAGGCCGAGGGCAGCGTGGTGGAACCCGGCCCGAATGACGTGGACCGCGTGACCCTCGCCCGCCCCCTGCGCGAGACGGCCGCGTACCGCCAGGGGCAGGCCCAGCCCATCAACCCGGCCAGTCTGGGTGTGGTCGACGCGCTCGGGGACGTGGAGAACCGGCACGTCCTCGACCTCGCCGGGGGCGCGGGGGTCAAGGCCGCGATGCTGGCCGCGCGGGGCGCGCAGGTGACGAGTGTGGATGTGGCCGCCCGCAAGCACGCCGCCGCCCGCGCCAACCTGAAGCGTCTGGGCCTGCATGCCGACTTCCTGACGCACGACCTGACCACGCCGCTGAAGGTGCCGCCCGCGCCGCTGGTGCTGCTGGACGCGCCCTGCACCGGCACCGGCACCCTGCGCGCCCACCCGGAAATCAAGCTGCGCCTCACGCCCGGCGCGGTGGCCGAGATGGCCGACCTCCAGGCCCGGATGCTCCCGAACGCCGCTGCACTCGTCGAACCCGGCGGCCTGCTGGTCTACAGCGTGTGCAGCGTGACCCCGCAGGAAGGGGAGGAGGTGGTGCGGACCTTCCTGGCGGCGCATCCCGAGTTCACGCCGGACCCCCTGCCCGACCTGGGCCTGCCCGTCGCGCCCGCCGGGGAGGGGGTGCTGACGGTGCCGGAGGACGGCCTGGACGGCTTTTTCATTGCGCGACTCAGGAGGACGGGGGGCGCGGTGTAG
- a CDS encoding MFS transporter, which translates to MTATPPPLPGQASVGRAKLILFLTIFIAMLGLSVLFPIIAPLGRQLGLTETQIGWFSTAYSLAQFVFAPIWGSRSERVGRKPVLLLGLVGFSLSFGLFGLLASLGAQGVLAGTTLFVLLVASRLLGGILSSATLPTAQAMMADLSSTRDRAAAMGLIGAAFGLGVVFGPGLGGLLSGFGLTVPIFFSAGLGLLTALAAAFALPETRRADAAASAPGDRRALLRHPGILLFLAVSALYTLASVGMEQTIAFYVQDTLRLTAAQTAKTVGGMLAIFGLLAAAVQGGAMRPLSKKIAPGPLIAAGLLVMGAGMFLLPLTSTYWTITAALAVIGIGSAILGPSLSAALSLSVGSNGQGAVAGLNSSALALGRMTGPLIGTGLYQSAGHAAPYLLSGGVLAALLVWTLIARPQVRGAEGAQV; encoded by the coding sequence ATGACTGCCACTCCTCCTCCTCTCCCCGGGCAGGCGTCTGTCGGCCGGGCAAAGTTAATCCTGTTCCTGACCATCTTCATCGCCATGCTGGGCCTCAGCGTGCTGTTTCCCATCATCGCTCCGCTGGGTCGGCAGCTCGGCCTGACCGAGACACAGATCGGGTGGTTCTCGACCGCCTACAGTCTGGCGCAGTTCGTGTTCGCCCCCATTTGGGGCAGCCGCAGCGAGCGCGTGGGCCGCAAGCCGGTGCTGCTGCTGGGGCTGGTGGGCTTCTCGCTGAGCTTCGGGCTGTTTGGCCTGCTCGCGTCGCTGGGCGCACAGGGCGTCCTGGCGGGCACAACGCTGTTCGTACTGCTGGTCGCCTCCCGGCTGCTGGGGGGCATCCTCTCCAGCGCCACCCTGCCCACCGCCCAGGCGATGATGGCCGACCTGAGCAGCACTCGTGACCGCGCCGCCGCGATGGGGCTGATCGGCGCGGCCTTTGGCCTGGGCGTGGTGTTCGGTCCGGGGCTGGGTGGGCTGCTCTCGGGCTTCGGGCTGACCGTGCCCATCTTCTTCAGCGCGGGGCTGGGCCTGCTGACCGCCCTGGCCGCCGCCTTTGCCCTCCCCGAGACGCGCCGGGCGGATGCCGCGGCCTCGGCCCCCGGCGACCGCCGCGCGCTGCTGCGCCACCCCGGCATCCTGCTGTTCCTGGCCGTGAGCGCGCTGTACACCCTCGCCAGTGTCGGGATGGAACAGACCATCGCCTTCTATGTGCAGGACACGCTGCGCCTCACGGCGGCCCAGACGGCGAAGACGGTCGGCGGGATGCTCGCCATCTTCGGCCTGCTCGCGGCGGCGGTGCAGGGCGGCGCGATGCGGCCCCTTAGCAAGAAGATCGCTCCCGGCCCGCTGATTGCCGCCGGTCTGCTGGTGATGGGTGCGGGCATGTTCCTGCTGCCGCTTACGTCGACCTACTGGACCATCACCGCCGCCCTCGCCGTTATCGGCATCGGCAGCGCCATCCTCGGCCCCAGCCTCAGCGCCGCGCTGTCTCTCAGCGTGGGAAGCAACGGGCAGGGCGCGGTCGCGGGGCTGAACAGCAGCGCCCTCGCCCTGGGGCGCATGACCGGCCCCCTGATCGGGACCGGCCTGTACCAGAGCGCCGGGCACGCCGCCCCCTATCTGCTCAGCGGCGGTGTCCTGGCGGCCCTGCTGGTCTGGACGCTGATTGCCCGGCCCCAGGTGCGCGGGGCGGAGGGAGCGCAGGTTTGA
- a CDS encoding maltose ABC transporter substrate-binding protein: MKRALTVLSLALLGNASAATLTVWTHFGATSANELTWLKDQAQAFEKKTGNRVQLVNVPFEQIPDKFIQSAPKGQGPDLLVTQPHDRIGQFAAAGVIEPMDKYVTSRSDLDKTAVNAMTYKGKLFGLPMFAESVAVVYNKKLVPNAPASWNEFLKVAQANTGGGKFGYLEDLSEAYRNYGVISAYGGYVFKNNNGTLNVKDVGLANAGADKASAFLNDLRYKYNLVPEGVSSDAAKSAFLDNRLAMFLTGPWDMGDIKKAGISYGIMPFPTPPGASGKWSPFVGVQGVMLSAYSKQKAAAAQFARQLVSSDAQVSFNKAGGRIPVSLSARTKLKSDPVVAGFGRTISMGTPMPNVPEMSAVWGPWTNAIAQSVQKPSPNYTQILDKAVQEINANIK, from the coding sequence ATGAAAAGAGCACTGACTGTTCTGTCTCTCGCCCTGCTGGGCAACGCCAGCGCCGCCACCCTCACCGTGTGGACGCATTTCGGTGCCACCTCTGCAAACGAGCTGACGTGGCTCAAGGACCAGGCCCAGGCCTTCGAGAAGAAGACCGGGAACCGAGTGCAGCTGGTCAACGTGCCCTTCGAGCAGATTCCCGACAAGTTCATCCAGAGCGCGCCCAAGGGCCAGGGACCGGACCTGCTGGTCACGCAGCCCCACGACCGCATCGGGCAGTTTGCCGCGGCGGGCGTCATCGAGCCGATGGACAAGTACGTCACCAGCCGCAGCGACCTCGACAAGACGGCGGTCAATGCCATGACCTACAAGGGCAAGCTGTTCGGCCTGCCCATGTTCGCGGAGTCGGTGGCCGTGGTCTACAACAAGAAGCTGGTGCCCAACGCCCCGGCGAGCTGGAACGAGTTCCTGAAGGTGGCGCAGGCCAACACCGGGGGCGGCAAGTTCGGCTACTTGGAAGACCTCAGCGAGGCCTACCGCAACTACGGCGTCATCAGCGCCTACGGCGGCTACGTCTTCAAGAACAATAACGGCACCCTCAACGTGAAGGACGTGGGCCTCGCCAACGCCGGGGCCGACAAGGCTTCGGCCTTCCTGAACGACCTGCGCTACAAGTACAACCTGGTGCCCGAGGGCGTAAGCAGCGACGCCGCCAAGAGCGCCTTCCTGGACAACCGCCTGGCGATGTTCCTGACCGGCCCCTGGGACATGGGCGACATCAAGAAGGCGGGCATCAGCTACGGCATCATGCCCTTCCCCACCCCTCCCGGCGCGAGCGGCAAGTGGAGTCCCTTCGTGGGCGTGCAGGGCGTGATGCTCAGCGCCTACAGCAAGCAGAAGGCCGCCGCCGCGCAGTTCGCCCGGCAGCTCGTGAGCAGCGACGCGCAGGTGAGCTTCAACAAGGCCGGCGGGCGTATCCCGGTGAGCCTCTCGGCCCGCACCAAGCTCAAGAGTGACCCGGTGGTCGCGGGCTTCGGCCGGACCATCAGCATGGGCACCCCGATGCCCAACGTGCCCGAGATGAGCGCCGTGTGGGGGCCGTGGACCAACGCCATCGCCCAGAGCGTGCAGAAGCCCAGCCCCAACTACACGCAGATCCTCGACAAGGCCGTTCAGGAAATCAACGCCAACATCAAGTGA
- a CDS encoding ABC transporter permease subunit — protein MTATLRSKSPRAAAPPEGASGVLLAVLVLLLLVGGAALIGWLLSGLTASVFPEAPPALILVYALGALLLAMPLTARLFPWITNWFYLLPALVFLAAFTLLPIIMTVNYAFTNYSGQNSGNPDSAVRTEAALSPDRRTVTLAEIPEGGNVQTYLKCKAATCAGDTLVLLEEDAVTPLRARIASAAGRTVTLAAPVAPGFDVATATRLNRYDSVGLANFREIFAKASSALWPVFVWTVVFAFSTVVLNAVAGLILGILLYNKRLKGRNIYRTLLFLPWAIPAVISVQMWAALLNQQFGIVNKTLGLLGLAAVPWLIDPLWAKISVLLVNLWLGFPYMMTATISALGTINDDLYEAASIDGASRWQQIQNITLPLLRQSFTPILLSSFAFNFNNFTIIYLLTAGGPGGPGGPPVAGHESTAGGTDILLSWGYNNAFGAAGGQNYALASAIALIIFFLTLAISLVNFRAAGVFEEARR, from the coding sequence ATGACCGCGACCCTGCGTTCCAAGTCCCCGCGCGCCGCTGCTCCCCCGGAGGGCGCGAGCGGCGTGCTGCTGGCAGTCCTCGTGCTGCTGCTGCTGGTGGGCGGCGCGGCCCTGATCGGCTGGCTGCTGTCGGGCCTGACGGCCAGCGTGTTTCCCGAGGCCCCGCCCGCCCTGATCCTGGTGTACGCGCTGGGCGCGCTGCTGCTGGCGATGCCGCTTACTGCCCGCCTCTTTCCCTGGATCACCAACTGGTTTTACCTGCTTCCCGCGCTGGTGTTCCTGGCGGCCTTCACGTTGCTGCCCATCATCATGACCGTGAACTACGCCTTCACCAACTACAGCGGGCAGAACAGCGGCAACCCCGACTCCGCCGTGCGCACGGAAGCGGCCCTGTCGCCCGACCGCCGCACCGTCACGCTGGCCGAGATTCCTGAAGGTGGGAATGTCCAGACGTACCTGAAGTGCAAGGCGGCCACCTGCGCGGGCGACACCCTGGTGCTGCTGGAGGAGGACGCCGTCACGCCCCTGCGGGCACGTATCGCCAGCGCCGCAGGCCGCACGGTCACGCTCGCCGCGCCGGTCGCGCCGGGCTTCGACGTGGCGACCGCCACCCGCCTCAACCGCTACGACTCCGTGGGGCTGGCGAACTTCCGCGAGATCTTCGCCAAGGCGAGCAGCGCCCTGTGGCCGGTCTTCGTCTGGACGGTGGTCTTCGCCTTTTCCACGGTGGTCCTGAATGCCGTCGCGGGTCTGATCCTGGGCATCCTGCTCTATAACAAGCGTCTCAAGGGCCGCAACATCTACCGCACGCTGCTCTTTCTGCCCTGGGCGATTCCCGCCGTGATCAGCGTGCAGATGTGGGCGGCGCTGCTCAACCAGCAGTTCGGCATCGTGAACAAGACGCTGGGGCTGCTGGGCCTGGCCGCCGTGCCCTGGCTGATCGACCCGCTGTGGGCCAAGATCAGCGTGCTGCTGGTCAACCTCTGGCTGGGCTTCCCGTACATGATGACGGCCACCATCAGCGCGCTGGGTACCATCAACGACGACCTGTACGAGGCGGCCAGCATCGACGGGGCGAGCCGCTGGCAGCAGATTCAGAACATCACGCTGCCGCTGCTGCGCCAGTCCTTTACCCCCATCCTGCTGTCGAGCTTCGCCTTCAACTTCAACAACTTCACCATCATCTACCTGCTCACGGCGGGCGGGCCGGGCGGACCCGGCGGGCCTCCGGTCGCGGGGCACGAGAGCACGGCGGGCGGCACCGACATCCTGCTCTCGTGGGGGTACAACAATGCCTTCGGCGCGGCGGGCGGGCAGAACTACGCCCTCGCCAGCGCCATCGCGCTGATCATCTTCTTCCTGACGCTGGCGATCAGCCTGGTGAACTTCAGGGCGGCGGGCGTGTTCGAGGAGGCCCGCCGATGA
- a CDS encoding class I SAM-dependent methyltransferase codes for MLAHAAPHARVLYAQARAEALPLPDHTLDVLTVAQGFHWFDQKAFLTEARRTLGPTGVLFLYDLFFLGQMPGREDFAAFVQAYGLRYPAPPRHRSAYGYGFGVAEARQAGFSFCEERFTHPLTFTRPALVAYLLTHSNTIVATEGGRETPEEVAAWLDLELRPFLPDGEERTLLFGGLQMVLRPLAL; via the coding sequence ATGCTGGCCCACGCCGCTCCGCACGCGCGCGTGCTCTATGCGCAGGCGAGAGCCGAGGCACTGCCCCTGCCCGACCACACCCTTGACGTACTGACCGTCGCCCAGGGCTTTCACTGGTTCGACCAGAAAGCCTTTCTGACCGAGGCGCGGCGCACCCTGGGGCCGACAGGGGTGCTGTTCCTGTATGACCTCTTTTTCCTGGGGCAGATGCCGGGGCGGGAGGATTTCGCCGCGTTCGTGCAGGCGTATGGGCTACGCTACCCGGCCCCACCCCGGCACCGTTCCGCATATGGCTACGGCTTTGGTGTGGCGGAGGCGCGGCAGGCGGGCTTCTCCTTTTGCGAGGAACGCTTCACGCACCCGCTGACCTTCACCCGGCCCGCGCTGGTGGCCTATCTGCTCACCCATTCCAACACCATCGTCGCCACAGAGGGAGGCCGCGAGACGCCGGAGGAGGTGGCGGCCTGGCTCGACCTGGAGCTGCGACCCTTCCTGCCAGATGGAGAGGAGCGGACTCTCCTCTTCGGCGGCCTGCAAATGGTGCTGAGGCCGCTGGCGCTCTGA
- a CDS encoding DUF6194 family protein, with translation MNEQAIREAVVHRYPDTEVVEAMGDFFFFACGQLDPDRRMPFATLVTSDPYERVARLDRPGVFRLNVGVTPETYRALFGELPRGDGSAVVETGHDFAALDQLMPHPTYAPMGWIGVLNPGAETLQTLWPLLDEAHARAARRVRARANRRDSGA, from the coding sequence ATGAACGAGCAGGCTATCCGCGAGGCTGTTGTCCACCGTTACCCGGATACCGAGGTGGTCGAGGCTATGGGCGACTTCTTTTTCTTCGCCTGTGGGCAACTGGATCCGGACCGCCGGATGCCCTTCGCCACCCTCGTCACCAGTGACCCCTACGAGCGGGTCGCCCGGCTGGATCGCCCCGGCGTCTTCCGACTCAATGTCGGCGTGACCCCGGAAACCTACCGCGCGCTGTTCGGGGAACTCCCGCGCGGCGACGGGTCAGCGGTGGTAGAGACGGGGCACGACTTCGCGGCGCTCGACCAGCTCATGCCGCATCCCACCTACGCGCCGATGGGCTGGATAGGCGTCCTCAACCCCGGTGCAGAGACTCTGCAAACCCTCTGGCCGCTGCTGGACGAGGCCCACGCGCGGGCGGCCCGCCGGGTCAGGGCGCGCGCGAATCGCCGGGATTCCGGGGCGTAA
- a CDS encoding sugar ABC transporter permease: protein MTGAAQPAPERPSEVYVHREPGPLRRALPWLVLASLLVVLGVLGYFLAKNMAGRPKSFTIYFVEGGWKRFLLGLLAACGVLALTSLIGQQWGRWRTGRRISYLAVLGDQLTHLFLILVVLIAIYPLFYVLLAAFDPRNSLFAFPNFGDPNILYRSGLLPDVGKLSLENFTRLFNGVQIPAWQLALAVVGGAALAVLLLLALVGRLGRESEGLSRGRTWALRVLAVALAVLVVFVTPAQFTGQDNESRFLLSVRNTLLVSGLTGVLAILLSTTAGYAMARLRFPGRFQTLLFFIFIQMFPVFLALVAVYALMVLLGLTNTFTGLILAYSGGAIAFNTWIFKGYVESLPESLEEAAMVDGATRWQTFLRVVLPLSGGMLAFIFLNQFIGTYAEFILANVLLTGVEKWTVGVMLLSFTQGQFSTKWGVFAAAAMLGALPIVALFYGFQRYFVGGAVAGGVKE from the coding sequence ATGACGGGCGCGGCGCAACCGGCCCCCGAACGGCCCAGCGAGGTCTACGTCCATCGCGAACCCGGTCCCCTCCGCCGCGCCCTGCCGTGGCTGGTGCTGGCCTCCCTGCTGGTGGTGCTGGGCGTGCTGGGCTACTTCCTGGCGAAGAACATGGCGGGCCGACCCAAGAGCTTCACCATCTACTTCGTGGAGGGCGGCTGGAAGAGGTTCCTGCTGGGGCTGCTGGCCGCCTGCGGGGTGCTGGCGCTGACCAGCCTGATCGGGCAGCAGTGGGGCCGCTGGCGCACCGGGCGCAGGATCAGCTACCTCGCCGTGCTGGGGGATCAGCTCACGCACCTGTTTCTGATTCTGGTCGTGCTGATCGCCATCTACCCGCTCTTTTACGTGCTGCTGGCGGCCTTCGACCCGCGCAACAGCCTCTTTGCCTTCCCCAACTTCGGGGACCCCAACATCCTCTACCGCTCGGGGCTGCTGCCCGATGTGGGCAAGCTCAGCCTGGAGAACTTCACGCGGCTCTTTAACGGCGTGCAGATTCCCGCCTGGCAACTTGCCCTGGCGGTGGTGGGCGGGGCGGCGCTGGCCGTGCTGCTGCTGCTGGCGCTGGTAGGCCGCCTGGGGCGCGAGTCGGAGGGCCTCTCGCGTGGCCGCACCTGGGCGCTACGCGTGCTGGCGGTCGCGCTGGCCGTGCTGGTGGTGTTCGTGACCCCCGCGCAGTTCACCGGGCAGGACAACGAGAGCCGCTTCCTGCTGTCGGTCCGCAACACGCTGCTGGTGTCGGGCCTGACGGGCGTGCTGGCCATTCTGCTCTCCACGACCGCCGGCTACGCGATGGCGCGGCTGCGCTTTCCGGGCCGCTTCCAGACGCTGCTGTTTTTCATCTTCATCCAGATGTTCCCGGTCTTTCTGGCGCTGGTCGCCGTGTACGCGCTGATGGTGCTGCTGGGCCTGACCAATACCTTTACCGGCCTGATCCTGGCTTACAGCGGCGGCGCGATCGCCTTCAACACCTGGATTTTCAAGGGGTACGTGGAGTCGCTGCCCGAGTCGCTGGAGGAAGCGGCGATGGTGGACGGCGCGACCCGCTGGCAGACCTTCCTGCGAGTGGTGCTGCCGCTCTCGGGCGGGATGCTGGCCTTTATTTTCCTGAACCAGTTCATCGGCACCTACGCCGAGTTCATCCTGGCGAACGTGCTGCTGACCGGCGTGGAGAAGTGGACGGTCGGCGTGATGCTGCTGAGCTTCACCCAGGGGCAGTTCAGCACCAAGTGGGGCGTGTTCGCCGCTGCCGCCATGCTGGGCGCGCTGCCAATCGTGGCGCTGTTCTACGGTTTCCAGCGGTACTTCGTGGGCGG
- a CDS encoding S1C family serine protease: MTNFDEISAGIADAAQTAGNSVVTVMGGGPVSGTVIANEQVLTVAHVLHGDEVSVWTADGQERPGTVLGRDPVTDLALVRVEGLNVTPFTPSAGARLGELLLAVGRPPHGLQVSLGLMQRAGAPERGLLRGWLHAGAAPFRGVSGGALVDARGGLVGVLNAGVQRGTLLAVPVAHALRTAEALAASGRMPRGYLGLATQPVHFPDPAQAEQGEEAHEARRGRGGPHRHGPDRRGPQGWGPDQRGPWGRGGRGGPWGPRGRGGRVGLTVVQVEEGSPAAQAGLLVGDVLLALDGEVMRDPRELLERVRERAGEPLRLRVLRGGQETDLTVTVGER; this comes from the coding sequence ATGACGAACTTTGATGAGATTTCGGCAGGGATAGCGGACGCCGCGCAAACGGCGGGAAACAGTGTGGTGACGGTGATGGGCGGCGGCCCGGTCAGCGGCACGGTCATTGCAAACGAGCAGGTGCTGACGGTCGCGCACGTCCTGCACGGCGACGAGGTGAGCGTGTGGACGGCGGACGGCCAGGAACGGCCAGGAACCGTGCTGGGCCGTGACCCGGTAACGGACCTCGCCCTGGTGCGGGTGGAGGGGCTGAACGTGACGCCCTTCACGCCCAGCGCGGGGGCACGCCTGGGCGAACTGCTGCTCGCGGTGGGCCGCCCGCCGCACGGCCTTCAGGTCAGCCTGGGCCTGATGCAGCGGGCAGGTGCGCCCGAACGCGGCCTGCTGCGCGGCTGGCTGCACGCCGGGGCCGCGCCTTTCCGGGGCGTGTCGGGCGGCGCGCTGGTGGACGCGCGCGGCGGGCTGGTCGGTGTGCTGAACGCGGGTGTGCAGCGGGGCACCCTGCTGGCCGTGCCGGTCGCCCACGCCCTGCGGACTGCCGAAGCCCTCGCCGCGAGTGGCCGGATGCCGCGCGGCTACCTGGGCCTGGCGACACAGCCCGTCCACTTCCCGGACCCCGCCCAGGCAGAGCAGGGCGAAGAGGCGCATGAAGCCCGGCGCGGGAGGGGTGGCCCGCACCGCCACGGTCCCGACCGTCGGGGGCCGCAGGGCTGGGGACCGGACCAGCGCGGGCCGTGGGGTCGCGGGGGTCGGGGCGGACCCTGGGGACCGCGTGGCCGGGGCGGCAGGGTCGGCCTGACCGTCGTGCAGGTGGAGGAAGGCAGCCCCGCCGCGCAGGCCGGGTTGCTGGTCGGGGACGTGCTGCTGGCCCTGGACGGCGAGGTCATGCGCGACCCGCGCGAACTGCTGGAGCGCGTGCGCGAGCGGGCCGGAGAGCCGCTCCGCCTGCGTGTGCTGCGCGGCGGCCAGGAAACGGACCTCACCGTGACCGTGGGAGAACGCTGA